The following is a genomic window from Candidatus Zixiibacteriota bacterium.
TTCGGGAGATGAACATCGGCGATTTGGTTGTGGTCCCTTATGGCTCAGATTTCTATGTCGCCAGGGTCGAGGGTCCGGCCAAACGTGAGACTTTCTCAGATGGTGAGTATCGTGCGTATCGGAGACAGGTAACCTGGCTGAACAACAAAGAACCGATACCGCGATCTTCTGCGCAAACGGCTCTGATTTCCAGGATGAAAACTCAGGGCACGTGCGCTCGTGCGACCGATCTCCTTCAGGAGATTGTAGACTGCCTTAAAGACGCTGAGAAGGGAAGGAAGCCCTCGTTCCGTCGCGTATTACAGGGTCGACTTGTCAGTGAAACTCTGCACCAGCTAAGGACCGGCCACATAGACAGTTTCGGTTTCGAGAATCTCATCAAGGAAACGCTGGAAGCTTTGGGCGCGAGGGAGGCCCGGGTAGTCCCACGAAACAAAGACAAGGGAGCTGATGTCGTGGCCGAGTTTCTGATTGCCGGAGCTATTACTCAGACAGTGGCGGTGCAGGCCAAGCATTTTTATCGTCCCGAACCACCAGTTGACCCGACAGTCATCGATCAACTCGTGCGGGGGATGGAGGCGGAAGGCGCTGACCT
Proteins encoded in this region:
- a CDS encoding restriction endonuclease, giving the protein MEPKQAFVLRIAPGGVDLVQKALSSDQIVIGWTEAEGLLDESLDWESFREIVRRAYYANEDNLRLAGGAAGHLWRFIREMNIGDLVVVPYGSDFYVARVEGPAKRETFSDGEYRAYRRQVTWLNNKEPIPRSSAQTALISRMKTQGTCARATDLLQEIVDCLKDAEKGRKPSFRRVLQGRLVSETLHQLRTGHIDSFGFENLIKETLEALGAREARVVPRNKDKGADVVAEFLIAGAITQTVAVQAKHFYRPEPPVDPTVIDQLVRGMEAEGADLGMIVTCGTISEEARARVEKLHEEDGINIELVDGEQFAKIIVENGIGPVAVDDEVKQG